Proteins encoded together in one Aurantiacibacter aquimixticola window:
- the hisH gene encoding imidazole glycerol phosphate synthase subunit HisH translates to MVNPIALIDYGAGNLHSVHNALKAVGASPAITADPDMVAKAERIVMPGVGSFRACRDGLIGIPGMVEALEQRVLRDGAPFLGICVGMQLLATRGLEHGETLGLDWIGGEVRKIERTDPAIRVPHMGWNDVALTPHHGDHPLVEEGEAYYLHSYHFVPDEGRDVAAMTDHGGGLVAAVARDNIAGVQFHPEKSQAFGLGLLRRFLEWKP, encoded by the coding sequence ATGGTTAATCCCATTGCGCTGATCGATTACGGCGCAGGCAACCTTCATTCGGTTCACAACGCGCTGAAGGCGGTGGGTGCTTCGCCCGCGATTACCGCAGACCCGGACATGGTCGCCAAGGCCGAGCGGATCGTGATGCCCGGTGTCGGCTCCTTTCGCGCCTGCCGTGACGGGCTGATCGGCATTCCCGGCATGGTCGAGGCGCTCGAGCAGCGCGTGCTGCGCGACGGCGCACCCTTCCTCGGCATCTGCGTCGGCATGCAATTGCTCGCCACGCGCGGGCTGGAGCATGGCGAGACGCTTGGACTGGACTGGATCGGCGGCGAGGTGCGGAAGATAGAGCGCACCGATCCCGCCATCCGCGTGCCGCATATGGGCTGGAACGATGTCGCGCTCACACCGCATCACGGCGATCACCCGCTGGTGGAGGAGGGCGAGGCCTACTATCTCCATTCCTATCATTTCGTGCCCGATGAAGGCCGCGATGTCGCCGCCATGACCGATCACGGCGGCGGCCTCGTCGCGGCGGTCGCGCGGGACAATATCGCGGGTGTGCAATTCCACCCTGAAAAGAGCCAGGCCTTCGGGCTGGGCCTATTGCGACGTTTTCTGGAGTGGAAGCCGTGA
- the hisA gene encoding 1-(5-phosphoribosyl)-5-[(5-phosphoribosylamino)methylideneamino]imidazole-4-carboxamide isomerase, whose protein sequence is MIVFPAIDLKGGEVVRLAEGDMDRATVYGDDPAAQAMLFAEAGAQHLHVVDLDGAFAGESRNRAAVEEIVERFPGYVQLGGGIRDAAAVEGWFNLGVARLVIGSAALKDPQFVKDMAKAWEGGIVVAVDARDGMVATEGWAEVSDVPVEDMARRFEDAGVASLLFTDIGRDGLLKGCNVDATVELARSVDIPVIASGGVKGLDDIHMLALQADQGIEGVITGRALYEGRLDLATAIAMANR, encoded by the coding sequence GTGATCGTATTTCCCGCAATCGACCTCAAGGGCGGCGAAGTCGTGCGGCTTGCCGAAGGCGATATGGATCGTGCCACCGTTTATGGCGACGATCCCGCCGCGCAGGCCATGCTGTTTGCGGAGGCGGGGGCGCAGCATCTCCATGTGGTCGATCTGGACGGCGCGTTCGCGGGCGAGAGCCGCAACCGGGCGGCGGTAGAAGAGATCGTCGAGCGGTTTCCGGGCTACGTCCAGCTGGGCGGCGGCATCCGTGATGCGGCTGCGGTCGAAGGCTGGTTCAATCTCGGCGTCGCTCGGCTGGTGATCGGCTCTGCGGCGCTGAAGGACCCGCAATTCGTGAAGGACATGGCCAAGGCGTGGGAAGGCGGCATCGTCGTCGCGGTCGACGCGCGGGACGGCATGGTCGCCACCGAAGGCTGGGCCGAGGTGTCGGACGTGCCAGTGGAGGATATGGCCCGCCGGTTCGAGGATGCGGGTGTGGCAAGCCTGCTCTTCACCGATATCGGGCGCGACGGGCTGCTGAAAGGGTGCAATGTCGATGCAACGGTGGAGCTGGCGCGCAGCGTCGATATCCCGGTGATCGCCAGCGGCGGCGTGAAGGGGTTGGACGACATCCACATGCTGGCGCTGCAGGCCGACCAGGGCATCGAGGGCGTCATCACCGGCCGCGCGCTGTACGAAGGACGACTGGACCTGGCGACCGCGATCGCGATGGCAAACCGGTGA
- a CDS encoding ExbD/TolR family protein: MAMNLASSGARRGRRASRRAPMAEINVTPFVDVMLVLLIIFMVTAPLLASGVPVDLPESRADPLDQEPDQITVAIDREGFVYVDDTRIERGALPQALESLAGPEGAQRPSVNLRADRNIDWGRAMAVMGELNRAGFSQISLVTTGSAEAP, translated from the coding sequence GTGGCGATGAATCTCGCCTCGTCGGGCGCGCGCCGAGGTCGCCGCGCTTCGCGCCGCGCGCCGATGGCGGAAATCAACGTCACGCCGTTCGTGGACGTGATGCTGGTGCTGCTCATCATCTTCATGGTCACCGCGCCGCTGCTGGCGAGCGGAGTGCCGGTGGACTTGCCGGAAAGCCGCGCCGACCCGCTCGATCAGGAACCGGACCAGATCACTGTCGCGATAGACCGCGAGGGCTTCGTCTATGTCGACGATACGCGGATAGAGCGCGGCGCGCTGCCTCAGGCGCTCGAATCTTTGGCCGGGCCGGAAGGCGCCCAGCGGCCAAGCGTGAACCTGCGTGCCGACCGGAATATCGACTGGGGCAGGGCGATGGCCGTGATGGGTGAACTGAACCGAGCGGGCTTCAGCCAGATATCACTGGTCACCACCGGTTCAGCCGAAGCGCCATAG
- a CDS encoding histidine triad nucleotide-binding protein has protein sequence MSVDPTKPYDSENIFAKILRGEMPCNKVYEDDHALAFHDINPQAPVHILVIPKGEYVSWDDFSAKASDAEMAGYVRAIGHVAREQGLVVRGFRLLSNVGRNGGQEVPHLHVHLFGGGPLGPMLAQ, from the coding sequence ATGAGTGTCGACCCGACCAAACCTTATGACAGCGAGAACATCTTCGCGAAGATCCTGCGCGGCGAGATGCCGTGCAACAAGGTCTATGAGGACGACCACGCGCTCGCCTTTCACGACATCAATCCGCAGGCGCCGGTGCATATTCTGGTCATTCCCAAGGGCGAATATGTCAGCTGGGACGATTTCAGCGCCAAGGCATCCGATGCGGAAATGGCGGGCTATGTCCGCGCCATCGGTCATGTTGCACGCGAGCAGGGGCTGGTGGTGCGCGGCTTCCGGCTGCTGAGCAATGTCGGGCGCAATGGCGGGCAGGAAGTGCCGCATCTGCACGTCCACCTCTTCGGCGGAGGGCCGCTGGGGCCGATGCTGGCGCAGTAG
- a CDS encoding SspB family protein, with the protein MSDDTPDSLIPYDEIVQEALRAVVGRVLRQVEQNGATLPGSHHFYITFKTAATGVDIPATLHERFPDEMTIVLQNKFWDLNVTDTGFSVGLSFNQIPSKLSIPFSAITAFVDPAVDFGLQFQAAVEDAEPAEHEDAQNDGSAEAEQGGAADIATSEDGSNVVTVDFGRKK; encoded by the coding sequence ATGAGCGACGATACGCCCGACAGCCTGATCCCATACGACGAAATCGTGCAGGAAGCGCTGCGCGCCGTGGTCGGCCGCGTGTTGCGCCAAGTGGAACAGAACGGCGCGACCCTGCCGGGCAGCCACCATTTCTATATCACGTTCAAGACCGCTGCGACTGGCGTGGACATCCCCGCCACGCTGCATGAACGCTTCCCCGATGAGATGACGATCGTCCTGCAGAACAAGTTCTGGGATCTCAACGTCACCGACACCGGCTTTTCGGTGGGGCTCAGCTTCAACCAGATCCCGTCCAAGCTTTCGATCCCCTTTTCCGCCATCACCGCTTTCGTTGATCCCGCGGTCGATTTCGGCCTACAATTCCAGGCCGCTGTCGAGGACGCGGAGCCTGCCGAGCACGAAGATGCGCAGAATGACGGCAGCGCCGAAGCGGAACAAGGCGGCGCGGCGGACATTGCCACCAGTGAAGACGGCTCCAATGTCGTCACGGTCGATTTCGGCCGCAAGAAATAG
- the tolQ gene encoding protein TolQ, with protein sequence MTGPHLFLAAAVAPTRLDPIELFLQADIVVQLVIVGLVLASIWVWAIIFGFGVRMSRLRSKSAAFEDEFWSNSDVDGLLDARRRKDNPSARVAAAGIQEFRSSHKAGLKDPEAARARVAQAMDGQVALEADTLAKRLGFLATVGSVAPFVGLFGTVWGIMNSFFQIGLQQNSSLAVVAPGIAEALFATAIGLFAAIPAVIAYNRLSGKVNAFEAGLGLFADKVHAQISREMESV encoded by the coding sequence ATGACCGGACCCCACCTGTTCCTCGCCGCAGCGGTAGCGCCTACTAGGCTCGACCCGATCGAGCTGTTCCTGCAGGCCGATATCGTCGTGCAGCTGGTGATCGTCGGGCTGGTGCTCGCGTCGATCTGGGTCTGGGCGATCATTTTCGGCTTCGGCGTCCGGATGAGCCGGCTTCGCAGCAAGAGCGCGGCGTTCGAGGACGAATTCTGGTCCAACAGCGATGTCGATGGACTGCTCGATGCGCGCCGCCGGAAGGACAACCCCTCCGCCCGCGTCGCTGCCGCCGGCATTCAGGAATTCCGCAGCAGTCACAAAGCGGGACTCAAGGATCCAGAAGCGGCCCGCGCCCGCGTCGCACAAGCGATGGATGGGCAGGTCGCGCTGGAGGCGGACACGCTCGCCAAGCGGTTGGGCTTTCTCGCCACCGTCGGTTCGGTCGCGCCGTTCGTGGGCCTGTTCGGCACGGTGTGGGGCATCATGAACAGCTTCTTCCAGATCGGCCTGCAGCAGAATTCTTCCCTCGCCGTGGTCGCGCCGGGCATTGCGGAAGCGCTGTTCGCCACCGCCATCGGCCTGTTCGCCGCCATCCCGGCGGTAATTGCCTACAACCGGCTGTCCGGTAAGGTGAACGCATTCGAGGCCGGGCTCGGGCTGTTTGCCGACAAGGTCCACGCGCAGATCAGCCGCGAGATGGAGAGCGTCTAG
- a CDS encoding YbgC/FadM family acyl-CoA thioesterase → MDAQLKPPSGKIEGSRHLYPVRVFFEDTDLSGIAYHANYLKWCERARSDILRLLGIDQRAAFEGGEGVYAVSEANIKWRRPAKMDDVLTVETTCSAVRAASAHMHQTIRRGEETLAEVDIVAAFLSPDGRPKRQPAEWREAFDTFVTKDPE, encoded by the coding sequence ATGGACGCTCAGCTAAAACCACCCTCCGGCAAAATCGAAGGGTCGCGGCACCTTTATCCGGTGCGCGTCTTTTTCGAGGATACCGATCTGTCGGGCATCGCCTATCACGCCAATTACCTGAAATGGTGCGAGCGTGCCCGCAGCGATATTTTGCGGCTTCTCGGCATAGATCAACGCGCCGCCTTCGAAGGCGGGGAAGGCGTCTATGCCGTTTCCGAAGCGAATATCAAATGGCGTCGCCCGGCCAAGATGGACGATGTGCTGACGGTCGAAACCACCTGCTCCGCCGTACGCGCGGCGAGCGCTCATATGCACCAGACGATCCGGCGCGGCGAAGAAACGTTGGCCGAGGTCGATATCGTCGCCGCCTTTCTCTCCCCCGACGGTCGCCCGAAGCGCCAGCCTGCCGAATGGCGCGAAGCGTTCGATACCTTTGTGACGAAAGACCCTGAATGA
- the hisB gene encoding imidazoleglycerol-phosphate dehydratase HisB: MRKGRIERKTKETDILVEVDLDGTGSYDVSTGIGFLDHMVEQFSRHSLIDVKLKVDGDLHIDQHHTTEDSAIALGQALADALGDKGGIGRYGEAHSPMDETLARVVLDISGRPYLVWKARFTQEKLGEWDTELIEHWFHSVAQSAGLTLHCQVLYGSNNHHICEALYKGFARAMRQAVELDPRKGDAVPSTKGQLGG; the protein is encoded by the coding sequence ATGCGCAAAGGCCGGATAGAGCGAAAGACCAAGGAAACCGATATTCTCGTCGAGGTCGATCTCGACGGGACGGGCAGCTACGATGTGTCGACGGGGATCGGCTTTCTCGATCACATGGTCGAGCAATTCAGCCGCCACTCGCTGATCGACGTGAAGCTGAAGGTGGATGGCGACCTGCATATCGACCAGCACCACACGACCGAGGACAGCGCCATCGCCCTGGGCCAGGCGCTGGCGGATGCTCTGGGCGACAAGGGCGGGATCGGCCGATATGGCGAAGCGCACTCGCCGATGGACGAGACGCTCGCGCGCGTCGTGCTCGATATCTCGGGACGGCCCTACCTCGTCTGGAAAGCGCGCTTCACGCAAGAAAAGCTGGGCGAGTGGGATACCGAGCTGATCGAGCACTGGTTCCATTCGGTTGCCCAGAGCGCCGGGCTGACGCTGCATTGTCAGGTGCTCTACGGCAGCAACAATCACCATATCTGCGAAGCGCTCTACAAGGGTTTCGCGCGCGCCATGCGTCAGGCTGTCGAGCTCGACCCGCGCAAAGGCGACGCCGTGCCGAGCACCAAGGGACAGCTCGGTGGTTGA
- a CDS encoding PEP-CTERM sorting domain-containing protein — translation MSFAILTAAQVPEASSLTLFALGVIGVIVGRALAGRRSDSDD, via the coding sequence GTGTCCTTCGCCATCCTCACCGCCGCGCAAGTGCCCGAGGCATCCAGCCTGACGCTCTTCGCGCTGGGTGTCATCGGTGTGATCGTCGGGCGCGCGCTGGCTGGCCGCCGGTCCGATAGCGACGACTGA
- a CDS encoding phosphoribosyl-ATP diphosphatase, whose protein sequence is MDTLSRLEQTIAARRDASPNTSYVAKLQAAGLPQIAQKLGEEATETVIAALSGSREELTREAADLLFHLLVLLGAKDVTLADVLAELDRREGVSGLDEKAARNPQGIAE, encoded by the coding sequence ATGGACACGCTCTCCCGCCTTGAACAAACGATCGCCGCGCGCCGCGATGCATCGCCGAATACTAGCTATGTCGCGAAGCTCCAAGCCGCGGGCCTTCCGCAAATCGCGCAGAAGCTCGGCGAGGAAGCGACCGAGACCGTGATAGCGGCGCTTTCCGGCAGCCGGGAGGAGTTGACCAGAGAGGCGGCCGACCTGCTTTTCCACCTGCTCGTCCTGCTGGGCGCGAAGGACGTGACCCTGGCCGACGTGCTGGCGGAACTGGACCGGCGCGAAGGCGTCTCCGGTCTGGACGAAAAAGCCGCCCGTAATCCCCAAGGAATTGCCGAATGA
- the hisF gene encoding imidazole glycerol phosphate synthase subunit HisF — MTVRIRVIPCLDVADGRVVKGVNFVDLKDAGDPVEQAQAYSEAGADELCFLDISASHEGRGTLLDMVRRTAEVCFMPLTVGGGVSSVEDARALLLAGADKVAVNSAAVRRPEIMADIADRMGSQCAVASVDARRVTDGRWEIFTHGGRRETGIDAVEHAVRLAELGAGELLVTSMDGDGTQAGYDLELTRAIADAVSVPVVASGGVGTLHHLVDGVTKGGASAVLAASIFHFGRHTVAEAHAALRAAGLPARGT; from the coding sequence ATGACCGTTCGCATCCGTGTCATCCCTTGCCTCGACGTTGCCGATGGGCGCGTGGTCAAGGGTGTCAATTTCGTCGATCTGAAGGATGCCGGCGATCCCGTCGAACAGGCGCAAGCCTATAGCGAGGCGGGCGCGGACGAGCTGTGCTTTCTCGACATTTCCGCAAGCCATGAAGGGCGCGGCACGCTGCTCGACATGGTTCGGCGGACGGCGGAGGTGTGCTTCATGCCGCTGACGGTGGGCGGCGGCGTGTCCAGCGTGGAGGATGCGCGCGCACTGCTGCTTGCCGGAGCTGACAAGGTCGCGGTCAATTCCGCAGCCGTTCGCCGTCCGGAAATCATGGCGGACATCGCCGACCGGATGGGCAGCCAGTGCGCTGTCGCGAGCGTGGACGCGCGGCGCGTGACCGATGGACGCTGGGAAATCTTTACCCATGGCGGACGCCGTGAAACCGGCATCGACGCGGTCGAGCATGCGGTTAGACTGGCTGAATTGGGCGCGGGCGAACTGCTCGTCACCAGCATGGATGGCGACGGGACGCAGGCGGGCTACGATCTCGAATTGACGCGCGCCATCGCCGATGCCGTAAGTGTCCCGGTGGTCGCCAGCGGCGGGGTCGGCACGCTGCATCACCTGGTGGACGGGGTTACGAAGGGCGGGGCGAGCGCGGTGCTGGCCGCCAGCATCTTCCATTTCGGCAGACACACCGTGGCGGAGGCACACGCTGCTTTGCGCGCAGCCGGATTGCCCGCGCGCGGCACCTGA
- the dapD gene encoding 2,3,4,5-tetrahydropyridine-2,6-dicarboxylate N-succinyltransferase, with the protein MSDQLISGIEQAWEARGDVTPDSTEVRNLVDQALALLDSGEERVAEPDGQGGWKVNQWLKKAVLLSFRLNDNRVMEGGSAGQPAFDKVPSKFEGWDEARFRQAGFRVVPGAVARQGSYIARNTVLMPSFVNIGAHVDEGTMVDTWATVGSCAQIGRNVHISGGAGIGGVLEPLQADPVIIGDRAFIGARSEVAEGVRVGEGAVLSMGVYLGASTKIVDRQTGEVRRGEVPPYAVVVPGALPGKPLPDGSPGPSLYCAVIVKTVDAQTRSKTGINELLRD; encoded by the coding sequence ATGTCCGACCAATTGATCTCCGGTATCGAGCAGGCGTGGGAAGCGCGCGGCGACGTCACGCCGGACAGCACCGAAGTCCGCAATCTCGTGGACCAGGCGCTCGCCCTGCTGGACAGCGGCGAAGAACGCGTCGCGGAGCCGGATGGCCAAGGCGGCTGGAAAGTCAATCAATGGCTGAAGAAGGCCGTCCTGCTGTCTTTCCGCCTCAACGACAACCGCGTGATGGAAGGTGGCTCTGCCGGGCAGCCTGCCTTCGACAAGGTGCCCTCCAAATTCGAAGGTTGGGACGAAGCACGTTTCCGCCAGGCCGGTTTCCGCGTGGTGCCGGGTGCGGTGGCGCGCCAGGGCAGCTACATCGCGCGCAATACGGTGCTGATGCCCAGCTTTGTGAATATCGGCGCCCATGTCGATGAAGGCACGATGGTCGACACCTGGGCAACTGTTGGAAGCTGCGCACAGATTGGCAGGAACGTGCACATTTCCGGCGGTGCGGGCATTGGCGGCGTGCTCGAACCATTGCAGGCGGATCCGGTAATCATTGGCGACAGGGCGTTCATCGGCGCGCGTAGCGAAGTGGCCGAGGGTGTGCGCGTAGGCGAAGGCGCGGTGCTGTCCATGGGCGTCTATCTCGGCGCATCGACCAAGATCGTGGACCGGCAGACCGGCGAAGTGCGTCGCGGCGAAGTGCCGCCCTACGCGGTCGTCGTCCCTGGTGCGCTGCCCGGCAAGCCGCTTCCCGACGGCTCGCCGGGGCCGAGCCTGTATTGCGCGGTGATCGTCAAAACGGTGGACGCGCAGACCCGCTCGAAGACAGGCATCAACGAATTGCTGCGCGACTAG
- the gmk gene encoding guanylate kinase produces the protein MADQESLHRRGLMFILSSPSGAGKTTIARRLLAEDGAIAMSVSVTTRPPRPGEVDGKDYHFVSEAAFHQMVGDGELLEWAEVFGNHYGTPKSHIKAGLKDGRDFLFDIDWQGTQQLYQRMEVDVVRVFLLPPSIAALEQRLRCRGTDSDAVIEGRMARARSEISHWDGYDFVVVNDDIDDCFEKVRTILNAERMRRARQTGLVDFTRDLMRP, from the coding sequence ATGGCCGATCAGGAAAGCCTTCACCGCCGCGGACTCATGTTCATCCTCTCGTCACCCTCCGGAGCGGGGAAGACGACGATTGCGCGCCGACTACTGGCCGAAGACGGCGCGATCGCCATGTCGGTGTCCGTCACGACGCGCCCGCCCAGGCCGGGCGAAGTCGATGGCAAAGACTATCATTTCGTGTCCGAAGCCGCGTTCCACCAGATGGTGGGGGATGGCGAACTGCTCGAATGGGCCGAAGTTTTCGGCAACCACTACGGCACGCCCAAGTCGCATATCAAAGCCGGCCTCAAGGACGGGCGAGATTTTCTGTTCGATATCGACTGGCAAGGCACGCAGCAGCTTTACCAGCGCATGGAAGTGGACGTCGTGCGCGTCTTCCTCCTGCCGCCCAGCATCGCCGCGCTCGAGCAGCGGCTGCGCTGCCGGGGAACGGACAGCGATGCGGTGATCGAGGGGCGGATGGCGCGGGCCCGCAGCGAAATAAGCCATTGGGACGGTTACGACTTCGTGGTCGTGAATGACGATATCGACGATTGCTTTGAAAAGGTCCGCACGATCCTCAATGCAGAGCGCATGCGCCGCGCCCGCCAGACTGGCCTCGTCGATTTTACCCGAGACCTGATGCGGCCCTGA
- a CDS encoding S8 family peptidase, which produces MAAAALALVAACGGGGGGPIVSQPRPAPAPTPTPTPTPTPTPTPTPTPTTAGFPVQSVPSTFNTREFRRSDGPGQHNAASAWAAGHTGDGVTIAVIDTGIDPDSREFGGRISPASKDIFDSRPVEGPDDHGTNVSIVAAAARNGNGILGIAYDSTLLAIRADQPGTCGGDNPEDPTTDCQFFDSAIAQSIDYAVANGAKVVNISLGGEGFITNQLRNSVRAAVDAGVLIVVASGNDGLPQLQNFGRTIGNAGDGGVLVIGSVDENYEISDFTNRAGSNQQYYLTARGETICCVQQDGDIFVDDEGFVYLFSGTSFASPQVAGAAALLAQAFPNLTGREIAEILLESAFDAGDPGSDAVFGRGILDIAAAFQPIGATAIAGQPTAFALADGAGIASPAMGDALTRVSLPTLITDRYARAFETDLGGTLRGADQRPRLQGAVGQSTRALSGSAGPASVAFTIDATGREPPRAQALRLSSEDAESARVLAARLALKLSPETQFAFGYRDGADGIVAGLQGQERPAFMIAGRGSLDTGMLAGSDASVALRRQLGPWGFTVSAQTGSTWTAGAVQRAAQLRGQRLDEDMRSFALAADRRFGDFDAAFGLNWTAEDRTLLGARFHEGFGLAGSDTLFADLDIGWQAAERVRLGASLRRGSTTLRDAPLLGEGSGLTSLGWSVDAERSGFVTRDDTIALRLSQPLRVTEGALNLRLPSSYSYVTEAPDAYAIRSLALSPDGRELVGELAWRGRLFGGGAAASLFYRHQPGHFVEAPADAGVALRWSRRF; this is translated from the coding sequence GTGGCCGCGGCTGCGCTTGCTCTGGTGGCGGCATGCGGCGGTGGAGGCGGCGGGCCGATCGTCAGCCAGCCGCGTCCTGCGCCCGCCCCGACTCCAACGCCGACACCCACTCCGACGCCAACGCCAACGCCCACACCTACGCCGACTACGGCTGGCTTTCCGGTCCAGTCAGTTCCGTCGACATTCAACACACGCGAGTTCCGACGCTCGGACGGACCGGGCCAGCACAATGCGGCGAGCGCGTGGGCCGCGGGACATACGGGCGATGGCGTGACGATCGCCGTCATCGACACCGGCATCGACCCTGATAGCCGGGAATTCGGCGGTCGCATCTCGCCTGCCTCGAAAGACATCTTCGACAGCCGCCCGGTCGAAGGTCCGGATGATCACGGGACAAACGTTTCCATCGTCGCGGCTGCGGCGCGCAACGGCAATGGCATTCTGGGCATCGCTTACGATTCCACACTCCTAGCCATCCGCGCCGATCAGCCCGGAACCTGCGGCGGCGACAATCCCGAAGACCCGACGACGGACTGCCAGTTCTTCGATTCCGCCATCGCGCAATCGATCGACTACGCCGTGGCGAACGGCGCCAAAGTCGTGAACATCTCTCTCGGCGGTGAAGGCTTCATCACGAACCAACTGCGCAATTCGGTTCGCGCGGCGGTGGATGCAGGCGTCCTCATCGTCGTGGCGTCGGGCAATGACGGCCTGCCCCAGTTGCAGAATTTCGGGCGGACGATTGGCAATGCCGGCGATGGCGGCGTGCTTGTCATCGGGTCGGTCGACGAGAATTACGAGATTTCCGACTTCACCAATCGCGCCGGGTCCAACCAGCAATATTATCTGACCGCACGCGGAGAAACGATCTGCTGCGTCCAGCAGGATGGCGACATCTTCGTGGACGACGAAGGCTTCGTCTATCTGTTCTCCGGTACAAGCTTCGCCTCCCCGCAAGTGGCCGGGGCCGCCGCATTGCTGGCGCAGGCATTCCCCAATCTGACCGGTCGGGAGATTGCGGAGATCCTGCTCGAAAGCGCCTTCGATGCGGGCGATCCGGGATCAGATGCGGTGTTCGGGCGCGGCATTCTCGATATTGCGGCGGCGTTCCAGCCGATCGGTGCCACGGCGATTGCCGGGCAGCCGACCGCTTTCGCACTGGCCGACGGTGCGGGCATAGCTTCGCCTGCCATGGGCGACGCACTCACGCGCGTCTCGCTACCCACACTGATCACGGACCGCTATGCGCGCGCCTTCGAGACCGACCTTGGTGGCACGCTGCGCGGTGCTGACCAGCGCCCGCGCCTGCAGGGTGCCGTGGGCCAGTCGACTCGCGCTCTGTCCGGCAGCGCCGGCCCGGCGAGCGTCGCTTTCACTATCGATGCGACCGGGCGTGAGCCGCCGCGCGCGCAGGCCTTGCGGCTTAGCAGCGAAGATGCCGAAAGCGCGCGCGTCCTGGCGGCGCGGCTGGCGCTGAAATTGTCGCCCGAAACGCAATTTGCTTTCGGCTATCGCGACGGAGCGGACGGCATCGTCGCCGGATTGCAGGGCCAAGAGCGGCCCGCTTTCATGATTGCCGGTCGTGGCAGCCTCGATACGGGAATGCTGGCGGGCAGCGATGCGAGCGTGGCCTTGCGTCGTCAGCTCGGCCCCTGGGGTTTCACCGTCAGCGCGCAAACCGGCTCGACATGGACGGCGGGTGCCGTGCAGCGGGCAGCGCAATTGCGCGGGCAGCGGCTTGACGAGGACATGCGCAGCTTCGCTCTGGCGGCCGACCGCCGGTTCGGCGATTTCGATGCGGCGTTCGGCCTGAATTGGACGGCGGAGGACCGTACCCTGCTCGGCGCGCGCTTCCATGAAGGCTTCGGCCTTGCCGGAAGCGATACGCTGTTCGCCGATCTCGATATCGGCTGGCAGGCGGCGGAGCGGGTGCGGCTCGGCGCATCCTTGCGTCGCGGTTCGACGACGCTGCGTGATGCACCGCTCTTGGGCGAGGGTTCCGGGCTAACCAGCCTCGGCTGGAGTGTGGATGCCGAGCGCAGCGGCTTTGTTACGCGGGACGACACGATCGCCCTGCGCCTGTCCCAACCCTTGCGCGTCACGGAAGGCGCGCTCAATCTGCGCCTGCCGAGTAGTTACAGTTATGTGACCGAAGCGCCCGATGCATATGCAATCCGTTCGCTTGCTCTGTCTCCCGATGGGCGAGAACTTGTCGGCGAACTGGCCTGGCGCGGGCGGCTCTTCGGCGGCGGCGCGGCGGCGAGCCTGTTCTACCGCCACCAGCCCGGCCATTTTGTCGAAGCGCCAGCCGATGCAGGCGTGGCGCTGCGCTGGTCGCGCAGATTCTGA